The [Chlorobium] sp. 445 region ATATGCTTTCCCTGAATCATGGCATTCTGCAGACGCACTTCAAAAAATCTCTATCTACACACACCAAAGCAGCGATGGCGAAATCACCCTGACGGTGCGTGATAATGGCATCGGATTAGACCACACTCAATCTATTGAGGCTCCGAAAACCTTAGGCTTGCGCTTGGTGAAGATGCTCACCGAACAACTTCACGGCAGGCTTGAAGCACTTTCAGAGGCGGGGGCAATTTTTCACATTCGCTTTCGTGATAAATCTTAAGTGTAAGTTATCCTCTCACTTGTCAAGTTACACTTAACACTCAGGCAGTTAAGCGCTGTGTATGCCAGCAGGCAGCAAAGTGTGCGGGCTCATATTCGACCAGCGAGGGCTTTTCGTTGCGACACTCCTCTGTAGCAAACGGACAGCGCATCCAGAAGTGACAGCCTTTTGGAAAATCTGTTGCGGGCGGCACGGTGCCTTCAATCACATGCAGTCGCTCTTGGCGCGCGCCTAAACGCGGAATTGACTTGAACAAGCCTTGTGTGTAAGGATGCAGCGGATTTTCAAAAATGTGCTCTACCGAGCCATACTCCACAATTTTTGAGGCATACATCACTGCCACTTTATCACTGACTTCTGCAATCACTCCTAAGTCGTGCGTGATCATAATGACGCCCATTGCCAGCTTATCTTGCAGGTCTGCAATGAGTTCCAAGATTTGTGCTTGAACAGTTACATCGAGTGCAGTAGTCGGTTCATCTGCGATGAGCAATTCTGGGTTGCACGAGAGCGCAATTGCAATCATGACACGCTGGCGCATGCCGCCCGAGAGTTGGTGCGGATATTCACGCGCGCGTTGTTCAGGCGCAGGAATACCCACACGTTTCAGCATCTCTATGGCTTTGTCGCGTGCATCTTTTGCAGAAAGCTTTTGGTGCAATTGCACGACTTCAGCAATCTGCTCGCCACATGTAAAGACAGGATTGAGCGATGTCATCGGCTCTTGAAAGATCATAGAGAGACGATTGCCGCGTATCTTGCGCATCTCTTCGTCCGAGAGTGCTAATAAATTTTTGCCATTGAAGCGAATCTCACCGCCTGCTATCACGCCCGGCGGTGTGGGCACAAGTCGCATAATCGAGAGTGCGCTAACCGATTTGCCGCAGCCCGACTCACCCACTAAGCCCAGTGTCTCGTTTTTATCGACACTGTAACTTACATCATCGACAGCTTTTGCCAGCCCGTCATCCGTCTGAAAGTATGTGCGAAGCGATTCTACCTCAAGAAGTTTAGGCATGGTATTATGTGTTCATCGCCGCACAAAATGCAAAAGTTTTAGCTAGAGAGGAAATTGCATCCAGCACACAGTGAAAGATTCGAGCAAAGCTATGTTGCAGAAGTTACTCCTGATAAGCGATTTGAGCTGCATTAAACTTTTTGAGCAAAAGTGTTATACTTCAAATTCGTGTCAGAAAAAATCATTTGGCAAACAACACCGCTTTGACGCGGGCAGATTAAAAGCACCATGTCGGCATCACTGCATCAAGGAGCGCGTAAAGGACTTGCGCTGCATACACAAATTTTCATTGGCTTATCAGCAGGGTTAGTGGCTGGTCTACTTGTCAATATCTTCTTTCCAAACGATGAGACCGTCAAGTGGATTGCAAAAGAAGTTGCCTATCCTATTGGTCAGATTTTTTTGCGTCTCATTTTTATGATTATTGTACCGCTGATTTTTTCTGCACTGGTGCTTGGGGTTGCAGATTTAGGTGATGTCAAAAAAATCGGTCGTGTCGGCATCAAGACCTTGCTTTTTACGGTAGTGATTACAGCGCTAGGTGTTGTCGTTGGCATTCTCTTGGTTAATCTCTTCCAGCCGGGCGTGGGGCTTTCAGAAGAAAGTCGCAATTTGCTGATGAGCACGCTCTCAAATAATCAAACCGTGAGCGGGATTTTGACCAGTGCCAGCGAAAGCAAAACCTTCACGCAAACGCTGCTGGATTTCATTCCACGCAATCCTTTTGTAGAAGTCACTTTTTTTCTTGACCCGAATTATCGTGGCGGTGGACTCATTGCGATCATGTTCTTTGCGTTGATTTTCGGTATTGCTATGACACTCTGCGACCCTGCTAGAATGGAGCCACTTTTGAAGGTCTTGCAAGCTATCAACGACGTGGTGATGAAAATTATTGACCTTGCCATGCGGCTTGCACCTTTTGGTGTTGCAGCGCTCATCTTTACCGCCACGTCGCAACTTGGCTTTCAAATTATTGCGCTCCTTGCCAAATATGTGTTCGTGGTCATCTTTGCACTTGCCTTTCATCAGTTCGTTACCTATGGCATCATCATCAAACTTGGTGCAAAGCGCAATCCAATTGAATTTTTCAAAGGTATTGTGGAAGTCATGCTGACCGCGTTCTCGACCAGTTCTTCAAATGCTACACTGCCCACCTCGATGCGCGTCTCGGTAGAAAATCTGGGCATCAACCGCGATATTTCAAACTTTGTGCTCACTATCGGTTCGACAGCAAACCAAAATGGCACCGCACTCTACGAAGGCATCACGGTGCTTTTCCTTGCGCAGTTCTATGGCATTGATTTAAGTCTGGGTCAGCAAGTTTTAGTCGTGATGCTTGCCATTTTAGCCGGCGTTGGGACTGCCGGTGTGCCCGGTGGCTCGCTGCCACTGGTGGTACTGGTCTTGCAGCAAATTGGTGTGCCTGTTGAAGGCATCGGTGTGATTTTAGGCGTAGATAGAATCTTGGACATGAGCCGCACGGTGGTTAATGTCACAGGCGATATCACGCTTGCGGCGTGGGTAGAAACCGCAGAACCCGTGCCGCATAGCAATTCGCCCATCGACGGTTTTGCAACAGCGCTGGAAGCCGAAAAAGTAGAAAGCTAAACACATCTACAGGCTTTGCGATGAATCTTTCTATCTTTGCACAAATCGATGCGTAAACTCAAAAAAATGTATTGTCAATGTCGTGTTAAATGTATAAGCGCGTTCTCATTACTGGCGCAAATGGCTTGGTCGGTCAAAAACTCGTCGAAGTTTTCTCTCAGGACCGCAATTTTGATTTGCTTGCCTGCGCCCGTCAGCCTACAGCTTACAACACTTCTGCAAGTTTCGGCTATCTCTCGCTTGATTTGACGCATCGTGGCGCTGTCAAAGACCTGATATGGAATTTTTCACCGAATTACATTATCAATGCTGCAGCTTTCACTGATGTCGATGGTTGTGAGCGCGAAAAAGAACTCTCATGGAAAGCTAATGTCACTGCCGTAGAAAATCTGATTGCTGCCGCTCGGCTTGTTGAATCGCGTGTCGTGCAAATTTCTACCGATTACATCTTCGACGGCAAAAATGGACCTTACGACGAAACTGCGCTTCCCAATCCGCTCAATTATTATGGACGCGAAAAATTAGCGGCAGAAAACGCCTTGCGCACATCAGGCGACAACTGGCTCATCGTACGTACCAATGTTGTCTATGGCATTGCACCAAAGGTCAAGAAAAATTTTGCCATCTGGCTTGCACAAGAGTTAAAGCACAATCGGCGCATCAATATCGTCGATGATCAGTATGGCAATCCAACATTAGCCGACGACTTAGCACGTGGGATTTATGAACTGGTGCGCCGTGACAAACGTGGTGTCTATCACATCGCTGGCGCAGATTTCATGTCGCGCTACACTTTTGCAAAGAAACTTGCAGAGATATTTGGCTACGATACTTCACTTATCGTGCCTATCAAAACCGCTGACCTCAACCAGCTTGCTGTGCGTCCCTTGCAATCTGGCTTGATTACGCTCAAAGCGCAGTCTGAACTGGGGATTAATTTCCTGACAGTCGAAGAAAGCCTCAAAATCTTCAAGCATCAATTTCTGGAAAGCATGGCGGCATGACGCCCTAACTACTCTTCCAACTCAATCTCTCCGTG contains the following coding sequences:
- the rfbD gene encoding dTDP-4-dehydrorhamnose reductase; translated protein: MYKRVLITGANGLVGQKLVEVFSQDRNFDLLACARQPTAYNTSASFGYLSLDLTHRGAVKDLIWNFSPNYIINAAAFTDVDGCEREKELSWKANVTAVENLIAAARLVESRVVQISTDYIFDGKNGPYDETALPNPLNYYGREKLAAENALRTSGDNWLIVRTNVVYGIAPKVKKNFAIWLAQELKHNRRINIVDDQYGNPTLADDLARGIYELVRRDKRGVYHIAGADFMSRYTFAKKLAEIFGYDTSLIVPIKTADLNQLAVRPLQSGLITLKAQSELGINFLTVEESLKIFKHQFLESMAA
- a CDS encoding peptide ABC transporter ATP-binding protein, which produces MPKLLEVESLRTYFQTDDGLAKAVDDVSYSVDKNETLGLVGESGCGKSVSALSIMRLVPTPPGVIAGGEIRFNGKNLLALSDEEMRKIRGNRLSMIFQEPMTSLNPVFTCGEQIAEVVQLHQKLSAKDARDKAIEMLKRVGIPAPEQRAREYPHQLSGGMRQRVMIAIALSCNPELLIADEPTTALDVTVQAQILELIADLQDKLAMGVIMITHDLGVIAEVSDKVAVMYASKIVEYGSVEHIFENPLHPYTQGLFKSIPRLGARQERLHVIEGTVPPATDFPKGCHFWMRCPFATEECRNEKPSLVEYEPAHFAACWHTQRLTA
- a CDS encoding dicarboxylate/amino acid:cation symporter, with product MSASLHQGARKGLALHTQIFIGLSAGLVAGLLVNIFFPNDETVKWIAKEVAYPIGQIFLRLIFMIIVPLIFSALVLGVADLGDVKKIGRVGIKTLLFTVVITALGVVVGILLVNLFQPGVGLSEESRNLLMSTLSNNQTVSGILTSASESKTFTQTLLDFIPRNPFVEVTFFLDPNYRGGGLIAIMFFALIFGIAMTLCDPARMEPLLKVLQAINDVVMKIIDLAMRLAPFGVAALIFTATSQLGFQIIALLAKYVFVVIFALAFHQFVTYGIIIKLGAKRNPIEFFKGIVEVMLTAFSTSSSNATLPTSMRVSVENLGINRDISNFVLTIGSTANQNGTALYEGITVLFLAQFYGIDLSLGQQVLVVMLAILAGVGTAGVPGGSLPLVVLVLQQIGVPVEGIGVILGVDRILDMSRTVVNVTGDITLAAWVETAEPVPHSNSPIDGFATALEAEKVES